Genomic segment of Geminocystis herdmanii PCC 6308:
CGACTCTTTTCACAGGAGTAACTTTTGCTGCCGTGCCACATAAAAAGACTTCATCGGCGATAAATAATTCGGTTTTATCTATCTCTCTTTGCTCAATTTCGATACCTAAACTTTTAGCAATGGTTAAGATACTATCTCTAGTAATTCCTTCTAAAATATCTTGATCTAAACTAGGAGTAATTAATTTATTATTTCTTACCATAAAAATATTCATTCCCGTAGCTTCACAAACTTTTCCTTGGGAATTCATCAAAATTGCTTCATCAAAACCACTATCAACGGCTTCGGTTTTCGCTAAAGCAGAGGTAATATATGCTCCACTAATTTTACCTCTCAAGGGCAAACTACGATCTTCTTGACGATACCATGAACTAATACGACAACTGATACCATCGGGAGAAAGATAGTCTCCCATTTCTAAACCATAGACAAAAAAGTTTTTTTCAATTTTATGAAGTCTTGGTGCAATACCTAAATCTGATGTATAAACAAAAGGACGAATGTAAAAAGGTTTACTTGGTTTATTTTTACTAACAAAGTCTCTAATTACTTCTTCAATCTTACTCGCCGATAACTCGTAATGTAAATATTTTGCACTATTGCTTAATCTTTGACAATGACGATCTAAACGAAATAATAACACTTGTTGGGGGTTAGCTGGGTTTATTGTGCCTCTTAATCCACCAAAAGCACCTGTACCATAATGTAACGCATGAGTTGCGATCGAAATATTAGCATCTTTAAAAGGGAGAAATTTGCCTTCAAAATAGGCGATAGGTAAAAAATCTGACATGATGTGTGTGATTTAACGGTCTTTTTATAGATCGTTATATCATATCATTAATGGAGAATGGAGAATTAAGAACTAAGAATGAACAATGAACAATGAACAATGAAGAAAGTATCTTCTGGTATTTTACCTTAGTTCGACATATCTTTCCGTTATCAATAGACATCTCCATTAATTGCTAAAACGAGGGCTGAAGCCTACGAGCCAATAAAAAATCTTTTTTGGAGAAGTCTAATTAACTCTTTTCTCCCCAAATCCCCCAATACCCAAATCCTCCAGTCTTTCTACAATAATTTCAGGAACATTTTATCAAGAGAAATAGTCAAATTAAGTGCAACTATTCTTAAATCAGCATAGAATATATTATGGTTTCCTCTATTCCTCTATCTTGGTCTAATTTGTCTATACCGTTTATACAGCAAAAAGTGAAAGTTGAACAATTATCCAATACTGATTTAATCTTGCGTTGTCAGGAAGGTAGTCAACCTGATAGGGAGGCGTTTTCTGAGTTGTTACGCCGTCATCAGGCTTATGTGGATAAGATATTGTATAATTTAGCTCCCGACTGGCAAGATAGGGGTGATATTGCCCAAGAAGTTTGGATTAGAGTATATAAGAAAATTAAAAGTTTACAAGAACCAAATAAATTTAAGGGTTGGTTGAGTCGTATTGCGACCAATTTGTTTTATGATCAGTTAAGAAAACGTAAACGTCATGCTACGCCTTTATCTTTGGATGCTTCTATTATGGTGGAAGATGATGAGTTAAAATGGGAAGTAGCCTCGGATTTACCATCCCCTGAAGATAATTTAACCACGGCTGAATTTTATGATCAATTGAAACAAGCTATTGCTGATTTACCTGATACTTTTCGCACAACGATCGTATTAAGAGAAATACAAGGTTTAAGTTATGAGGAGATTGCCGACATTACGCAAGTGTCTCTGGGTACGGTAAAATCAAGAATTGCTAGAGCAAGAAATAGACTGCAATTATTATTAAAACCCTACTTAGAAAATAATCAATAATTTCATTTTTAACTATTATAAATCACGATAAATCAAGGAGAATAAATATGATGAGTAACCATTCTTACCCCCCCGATAAATGTACTTTTGAATTGTTAAGCGCCTATTTGGATGGAGAAGTCACTGCCGAACAACGGCAAGAAGTACAAGAATTGTTGTCGAATGATCCTGAAATTCAGGGTTTATACAAACGACTTTTATATTTACGTCAAGAATTTAATAATTTACCTACTCCTTCTTCGGAATGTACGGCAAAACAATTATCGGATGCGGTTTTTGCTAGGATCGATCGAACTCAAACACAACGTAAAATATTTTTATGGGGTGGCGGTGCGATCGCTGCGGTAATATTAGCTAGTATAAGCGGTATTTTTAGCCCTAATAGAACGCCGTTACTACAAATGGCTCAAAATAATAACTCGACATCTAATGATGAGGCTTTAATTATTGCGTTAAATGAGCCTTTAATCGATATGTCTAGTATTCAACAAGAAAATTTAATGATTCCTTTAGATCATTCTCTTATCGAAATGCCTGATAATAAATAAAAACCCAAGACCTGAAGAAGTAATTATAGAAAAAATAGGTTGGGTTACAGCCGAATTAACGTCTGTGGACAGTATCAAGCCGACTTGACTGGTAGAAGCAGAAAGTAAACGCTATAGTGAGTAACTATAGATAAGTTTTATCTAACAGTAAATCAACTATAATTTATATATTAATAAACATTTATAAATTTAGACCTCATGAATAGTAACTCTCCTGTCAATATTGGTATAGAAGAAGACGATCGTCAAAAAATTGCTGACGGATTATGCCGTCTTTTAGCAGATACCTATACTTTATATCTGAAAACTCATTATTTCCATTGGAATGTAACAGGAACATTATTTAATTCTTTACATTTGATGTTTGAACAACAATATACAGAATTAGCTTTAGCAGTGGATAGTATCGCCGAGAGAATTAGAACTTTAGGATATACTGCACCGGGTAGTTATAGTCAGTATGCAGAGTTATCTTCCATTGAAGAAACAAGAGAAGTACCCAACGCTTTAGACATGGTAAAGTTATTGGTAGAAGGCAATGAAGCTGTAGTAAGAACTGCTAGAAGTATATTTTCGATCGTCGATAAAGCTAATGATGAGTCAACGGCGGATTTATTAACTCAACGCATGAGTATTCATGAAAAAACCGCTTGGATGTTAAGAAGTATTCTTTAAACTTTGTCAATATCTCTATAAATGGTGGGCAATGCCCACCCTACTATTCTCTATTTACTAAATGACTATTGACACTTTTTTATATCGTTATCCGCCCTTAATCTCTGGTATCCTCAAAAAAAGATATAAGCGTTTTCTCGCTGACATCGAATTGGAAACGGGAGAATTGATTACTGCCCATTGTG
This window contains:
- a CDS encoding branched-chain amino acid transaminase; protein product: MSDFLPIAYFEGKFLPFKDANISIATHALHYGTGAFGGLRGTINPANPQQVLLFRLDRHCQRLSNSAKYLHYELSASKIEEVIRDFVSKNKPSKPFYIRPFVYTSDLGIAPRLHKIEKNFFVYGLEMGDYLSPDGISCRISSWYRQEDRSLPLRGKISGAYITSALAKTEAVDSGFDEAILMNSQGKVCEATGMNIFMVRNNKLITPSLDQDILEGITRDSILTIAKSLGIEIEQREIDKTELFIADEVFLCGTAAKVTPVKRVENYHLPQEKNITLKIKEKLTAITENRDTEYKDWITVIDV
- a CDS encoding Dps family protein, whose protein sequence is MNSNSPVNIGIEEDDRQKIADGLCRLLADTYTLYLKTHYFHWNVTGTLFNSLHLMFEQQYTELALAVDSIAERIRTLGYTAPGSYSQYAELSSIEETREVPNALDMVKLLVEGNEAVVRTARSIFSIVDKANDESTADLLTQRMSIHEKTAWMLRSIL
- a CDS encoding anti-sigma factor family protein, with protein sequence MMSNHSYPPDKCTFELLSAYLDGEVTAEQRQEVQELLSNDPEIQGLYKRLLYLRQEFNNLPTPSSECTAKQLSDAVFARIDRTQTQRKIFLWGGGAIAAVILASISGIFSPNRTPLLQMAQNNNSTSNDEALIIALNEPLIDMSSIQQENLMIPLDHSLIEMPDNK
- a CDS encoding sigma-70 family RNA polymerase sigma factor, whose amino-acid sequence is MVSSIPLSWSNLSIPFIQQKVKVEQLSNTDLILRCQEGSQPDREAFSELLRRHQAYVDKILYNLAPDWQDRGDIAQEVWIRVYKKIKSLQEPNKFKGWLSRIATNLFYDQLRKRKRHATPLSLDASIMVEDDELKWEVASDLPSPEDNLTTAEFYDQLKQAIADLPDTFRTTIVLREIQGLSYEEIADITQVSLGTVKSRIARARNRLQLLLKPYLENNQ